AGGGGCTGGACGCTGGCCGCGCTGGCGGCTGGGCTCATCGTCGCGGGGCCGCTGTACCGCCTGGCCAGCCAGGGCGAGGCCGGGGCGTATCTGTATGGCTATGCGGCCTGCTTCGACGCCATCGCCATGGGCTGCTGCGCTGCCGTGCTGGCGCGGCGCGGCCGGTTCGCCGTCCTTGGACGTCCGGCCGTGCGCGCGATCATCGGCGCGGCCATGGCGGGGCTGTACCTGGCCTGGCCCATCGGCCAGAGCAATGTGCTGGGCACGACCGCGATGGCGTTCGGCACGGCCTTGCTGCTGCTGGGCGGGGCCACGGCGTCAAGGGCGCATGCCCGGCCCTTGCGCGCGCTGGCCGCCTGTGGTCGGCTCAGCTACGAGATCTACCTGTTCCACCTGGTGGTGCTGGGCCTGATCCGGGGCTGGGCGCCGCCGGCGCTGGCGTCGGGCGACGCGCGGGTCGCGTTGCTGGCGGTCTATCTGGCGGCTTCCTGCGCGGCCGGCTGGCTGGTGGCGCGGTGGTGGTCGGAGCCGGCCAACGCCGCGCTGCGTCTGCACACTAGGGCATGAACTCGGCGCCGGTGTAGCCGCCGTCGATCTCCAGGCCGCCGGCCAGCCTGCCCGACCAGTCGTCCAGGGCGCGGCGTTCTTCCGCAGTGACGCCGGCGCCCAGCGCCAGGCGCAGCGAGGCCGCTTGCTCCAGGCCGTAGCGGGTGACGGCGCCGACCGCCAGCCGGCCGGCGGCATGGTCGGCCGCCGCCCGCTCCACGCACAGGCCGGAGTCGGCCAGTGCCGAGGCCAGATAGACCCGGGGATCGCGCGCCACCCAGTCGATCACGTTGCCGATCTGCCAGATGCCGGTTTCTCGGCAGGCGCGCGACACGCCATCGCGGCCGCCGTCCATCATGGCGAAGACCACGCGCGCGTCGCGCGCGGCAAGCGCCCGGGCCCATTCGTGCGCCCGCTCGGGATCATGCTGGTTGCCGCAGAAACCGGTGAGCGGATCGCGGCCGCTGGCGCGGCGCACGCCGTCGGCATACGCGGCGCGCCCCTTCAGGCCGGGGCGCACGCGTTCGCCGGACAGGTGAGCCGCGCGACCGTCCGCCGCGCGCAGGCCGGCCAGCACGCCGGCCAGGAAGGCGCTGTGTTCCTGCAGGATTTCGTAGGACGCGACGTTGGGCGCGGTCAGGCTGCCCTGGGTGACGGCGAATTGCGTGCGCGGAAAGCGCGGCG
The Achromobacter sp. AONIH1 DNA segment above includes these coding regions:
- a CDS encoding acyltransferase, which produces MIAHARDARIDMLRGVSILLVLLHHFNIPYSLKDTGLAALLGWPFLHALARNGNYGVTMFFVVSGFLITRNALDRWGGLDRIRPGAFYALRAARILPCLLLALLTVDALALAGVPIFGNRADAAVSLWTVNAAALTAWVNVLIVQHGWINYPLGVLWSLSVEMAFYLLFPLVCLALRRGWTLAALAAGLIVAGPLYRLASQGEAGAYLYGYAACFDAIAMGCCAAVLARRGRFAVLGRPAVRAIIGAAMAGLYLAWPIGQSNVLGTTAMAFGTALLLLGGATASRAHARPLRALAACGRLSYEIYLFHLVVLGLIRGWAPPALASGDARVALLAVYLAASCAAGWLVARWWSEPANAALRLHTRA
- a CDS encoding BMP family ABC transporter substrate-binding protein translates to MSARRVLALFGHPGRGGFNEAAVEGARRAERAGQPLRIEWIADTDPQARAARIATLCEPGLDLLIAHGGQGDAPVAEVAPRFPRTQFAVTQGSLTAPNVASYEILQEHSAFLAGVLAGLRAADGRAAHLSGERVRPGLKGRAAYADGVRRASGRDPLTGFCGNQHDPERAHEWARALAARDARVVFAMMDGGRDGVSRACRETGIWQIGNVIDWVARDPRVYLASALADSGLCVERAAADHAAGRLAVGAVTRYGLEQAASLRLALGAGVTAEERRALDDWSGRLAGGLEIDGGYTGAEFMP